AGGGGTTGGATTCGGAGATGAGGTTGGGGTCGGAGTTGGAGTTCCTGTGCCGCCGCTTGAACCCGATCCTCCCGGATTGCCGGCCGCAGAATTGACGAGCTGTCCTGAAGCGTCATAATCTTGTCCGCCTATCGTTACCTTGGCAGCATTGACCGTCAGCTTGTCCGGCTTGACCGGGAAAGACACCCCTTCTCCATTGACCACCGCTTCGGCGATTGTCCCTTCACCGGTGATCACTGCGGCACCGTTCAAGGTCATTTTCGTGACAACACTGCCTTTGTTCAGCTTGATCGCTGAGCCGCCTGCCTTAAGGGAGAGGTTGAAGCTGCCAATCCGGCCGCTCTCCAGCGTGAAGCCCGCCGGTGCAGTTACATTCAATTCATTGACATCCCCTGACACGGAGACAGCATCGGAAGCCCGCGTAAGCAAGTTCATGGTACTAACCGGCTGGCCGGATTCATTAACAATTCTGGCACCCGAGGTTACATCCATCTTCCCGGCAGTGGTCTTCCCCTTGAGGATTACTCTTACCGGAGAAGCAGGCTTGCTGATCACAATGCTGCCCACTTGACTGTCTGTCAGCGTAATGCTGTTCACACCGCCGCCGTTGATGTAGACGACGCCTTCAACTGCTGCGTTGTTGAGGCTCAGATTCCCTTCGCCAACGCCGGGAGTAATATATACATTCCCAGATAATTTCAGATTAGATAACGTACCTCCCGCTGTGTTAACGATCAGGTTGCTGCCGGAGATGCCTGAATGCTCTCCCCCGTCTGCCACCAGGGTTCCCATGGCATTGTTCATCATCTTCACTGCCTCGGCCCGCGTCAATGCCTTCTTGGGCTGGAATGCGCCTTGCGGTGTGCCCGCTACATAACCGGCCTCCTTCATCGCATAGACCGCCCCCTTGGACCAGCCGGCAATAAGGGCGTCATCTGTGAACGGGGCATATGAATTTCCTGATGCTGTAACATGGAATACTCTGCTGAGCATCAGCGCCGCCTGCTCCCGGGTCAGGATCTCCAGCGGCTGGATCTTCCCTCCGCCATCGCCGACAAGAGCACCGGCTGCGACTGCCTTGCTGATGTCAGAGGCGTACCAGGCCGTTTTAGGAACATCGCTGAAGCTCTGGCCGCTCTCCTCACTGAAATTAAAGATCCGGTTAATCAACGCGGCGAATTCTGTTTTGCGGATTCCCTCGTTCGGGAGCACAAGGCCATCGGGATTCCCCTTCAGTAGCCCCATCTCCTTCCACGAGGCCATTTCCTCAGCGGCCCATGCAGGAATCTTCTCGGCGGCTTCTGCCGATACCGTGGATACAACTGTACATGCCACGGACGAGACGACGGCGAATACTCCGAGCATCTGCTTCCATCTGAACTTCATATGCATTCCTCCTCAAAGTGTAATCGTTAACGCGATAAAGCCAGCTCCAGAATAGCCCTAACCAATGTCACCCCCATGTAAGGTTACCGATGTTGTTGTAGTAACATTTACACACATTCTATTTTTAATCATAACAAATTGTCAACACATTTATGAAATGGTGATCTGCAGCCGATCCCATTTTCCACATCCTCCCATAACATCGTATATTTCTTTGTGATATCAACGTTGTTTACGCTTACATAATTTTCGAAGGAAGAGTTCTATCCTACTTCACTTTCGCTTAAAAATGAATTCCCTCTGTCTTTTCGCCTAAAAAACAATTGACAGGTCCTTGGCTATACTTAATAATGAAAATTATATTGTTACTACAAATTACTTATTCCGAACAAATCTTAGACCAAACCGGGGATACCTCACTCTATTGAGTCAAGTAATATTACATACGGGAGTGTGAATGCGAAAGGAAAAACAGGAAGAAGAGGGAATCGCGTAGTCGCATCAGCTTATTGGCCCATACAAATCGAAGGAGCGATGAACGAATGAACAAAAGGAAGATTGCACTGGTCTCAACGATGCTGGTTACCGCCTTGACGGGCTGCTCTTCTGCAGCCTCTAATGACAGCTCAGCCAATACCGGCGAGTCCGGTGCTAAGCAGGAAACCCTCCGGATTGCTATGGGCTCGCCCGGCGAAGGCCTGATCAAGGTCTGGGAGACGATCGGCAAGGAGTTCGAGGCACAGCATCAGGGGATTAAGGTGGAATTCAACTATCAGGACGATGACACGTATCAGACGATTGGATTGCCCAATCTACTAAGCGGCAAGAACGCTCCTGACTTGTACTTCGAATGGGCCGGACAGCGTCTGCAGACCAGAGTCACGGACGGGTATGCCGCAGATATTACAGACCAGCTCGAGAGCTCAGGACTGAAGGATATGTTCGCCGAAGGGACCTTCAATGGGATGGTGATCGACGGCAAGACATATATGATTCCTACTGCGGGCGATGTGACGAACGTAATCTTTTACAGTAAAAAGGTGTTCAATGATCTGGGCCTTCAGCCGCCAGCCACCTGGGAGGAATTCCTGAAGGTATGCGAGACTATTAAGCAGGCAGGCATCACCCCGCTCGTGATTGGCAACTCCGATCTGTGGACAGCAGGCAACTGGGTTGCCCATATCCTCTCACGCGTTGCGGGCGAGGACGCCTACAGCGAGGCTATGCAGCTCAAGCAGCCGTTCAATTCCCCTGATTTCGCCAAAGCCTATGGTTATGTGAAGGAGCTCTGGGATAAGGGCTATATTAATGAGAACATTACTGCCGCAAGCGACAGTGAAGCGGATATGCTGTTCCTGAACGGCAGCGGTGCCATGCATCCGATCGGCAGCTGGCTGGCTGCAACCGCAGTGGAAGAAACCCCCGACCTTGAGCTGGGCTACTTCAATACGCCGGCCATGCCGGACGGCAAGGGCAATCAGGAGAGCGTCATCGGCGTGTTGAACGGAATGGTGGTCAATAAGAACTCCAAGCTGATCGACGAGGCCATCGAATTCATGAAGCTGTACAGCTCCCCCGAATCCTCCAAAAAGCTCTCTGACGCCGGTGCTGTGCCGATTACCAAGGACGGGATCGACAAGGAGACCATGCTTCCGCTCTCGCTGGAGTTGAACGATCTGATGGAGAATGCCCCGGTGCTTGTGTCGCCGCCCGATACCGGCTATTCCATTGAGGTCGCCAACGCGCTTAATATGGCCACCTCTAAGGTTATCGGAGGCGCGGAGTCCCCTGAAGCTGCTCTGGCTGAGCTGGAGACCACCATTGCCCCTCTGAAAAAATAACGGTGAATCCGCCCGCAAGGCGGCTTCATCCCGAAAACGGAAATTATGTACTACCTTGTACATAAAGAATTGGAGGTGGCCCCATGTCCGGCCGAAGCAATAAGCTCTCTCCCTACCTGTTCATCTCTCCCGCCCTCCTGCTGTTTGGCTTCGTTGTCCTGGTCCCCGTGCTGATGACCTTCGTCTTCAGCTTCTACGACTGGAACGGGATCGGCACGATGCGTTTCACCGGCTTCGACAATTACATCCGCGCTTTTCAGGACCAGGTCTACATTAACTCCTACGGACACACGCTGATCTATATTGTTGCTACGGTCCTGGTCGAGGTCATTGCCGGACTCGGACTCGCAGGCTTAATCACGATGGGCCGCAAGGGCAGCGGAATATTCCGGCTAGCCTTCTTCGTCCCCGTCATGCTGCCGATGATTGTCGTCTCCTACCTGTGGAAGTTCGTCTATAATTCCGATTTTGGCCTCATTAATATCCTGCTGGAGAAAATCGGCCTGGAGAGCTGGACCCGTGTCTGGCTTGGCAACCCCGATACCGCGCTGTATGCCATCTGTATCGTCTCCGGCTGGGTGTATGCAGGCTTTTATATGACCATCTTCTATTCCGGAATCCAGCGCATCTCCAAAGAAGTCTACGAATCGGCCTATCTGGACGGCGCAGGGGAAGCACAGATCTTCTTCAAAATCAAAGTTCCCATGATCCGCAATCTGGTGGAGACAGGCATCATGCTGTGTGTGCTCACCGGCTTCCAGTCCTTCGATCTGTTCTATGTCATGACTAACGGGGGGCCTTACAATTCAACCGAGATCGTGACCACCTATCTGGTCAAGGTCGTCTTCACCCATATGAGCATCGGCTACGGCTCCGCGCTGGCCGTCATTATGACGATTGTAATCGCGGTGATCGGGCTGGTGGCCGGAAAAATGAAGAAGAAGGACGACGGTGTCCTAGAGTATTAGCGGGGAACCCGGAGCATGTAAACTGCGACATTATGAGAAAGTGAGGTGTATCCCTTGACGACCACGGCCCTGGATATCAAGAAACAATCCTATAACAGCGGGGAAGCCGCCCGCCGCAGACCGTTCCCGCATATCCTGTATTATCTGTTCATGATCGTCATCTCCTGCTTCTATGCCTACCCGATTCTCTGGCTTATTCTCTCTTCCTTCCGGGAGAACCGGGAGATCTTCTCCTCTCCGTTCGCGCTGCCGGAGCAGATTCATCTGCAAAACTGGTCCAAAGCCTGGACGGTCGGCAATATGAGCACCTACGCCAGCAACAGTGTAATTGTCACCTCGGTCACCGTTGCGGGTATTCTGCTCTTCGCCAGCCTCGCAGCCTTCGCCTTCAGCAAGCTGCGCTTCCGCGGCAGCAGCCTGCTGATGCTGCTGTTCGTCTTCGGACTGTTCATGCCGCTGCAATCCTTTTTCATCGCGCAGAGCTATATTTTTGAGCAGCTGAATCTGAAGGATTCTTATATGGGCTTAATTCTCCCTTATATCGGCACCGGACTGCCGCTGGCCATCTTCCTGCTCAAGGCGTACTTGGACTCGATCCCGAAAGAGCTGCTGGAGGCTGCCCGGATTGACGGCTGCGGCGACTGGCGGATGTACGGCAGAATCATCCTTCCGCTCTTGATTCCGAATATGGCTACCGTGGGGATCTTCTCTGCGCTGAATGCCTGGAATGAGCTGCTGCTGGCTATGCTGTATATCCAGGACGACTCCCTGAAGACGATTCCGGTAGGTCTGCTGGCCTTCTCCAGCCGCTATATGACCGACTATAAGCTGCTGTTCTCCGCACTGGCGATGATTACGCTCCCGATGATTATCGTCTACCTCTTCTTCCACCGCTATATCGTGGCTGGCCTGACTGAAGGGGCGCTGAAATAAGCGGCAGGCAGTAAGATCATTCACACTAACAACAAATAGCCCCTTCAGCAGACGTAACCGGAACCATGAACTCATGAGATTCCAAGTCTAATCTGCCTGGAGGGGCTATGTTGCGAACACTCTCATGCTATCTACGAACTTGCCGCCTCTTCCGTCTTGAACGGCCGGACATACCGCCATCCGTTCTCATACGCAGGATAGCTGGTATACCCGTACCCTAACTCATAGAATGAGGACCCCGGGGAATGCTGCGGAATGGCTTCAATGACCGTCCCCTTGGGGATATGTAGAGCCACCGCCGTATCCTTGCTTGGAATCTCACTATTGCAGAGACACAGGCGCTTGTATGAAATGCGTTATCACATAGGCAGGCTCTCCAGAGATACCGGGAAAATAGGAGCTTACGCGCCCAGATCCATCTGCTCCAGCGGAATGCCTTGTTGATAGGGACTGGCTGCTGCCGTAGCCGAGAAATCCTTGCGTAGCTGGTGGTTGTGATACCATGCGGACCCTGTCCGGTAGGCAATAACACCCAAGAGGATAATGACCGTCAAAACGGTGCACCACCACAGGAATGGCTTAGAGACTGAGGGAACAGACATGTCATTATCCTCCTTATGGGGGACCTTAATATTTTGGCCGAGCAGAATTATTCGAAATTCACATGAAATCCCTCATCCTCCGGCTCCCCCACTGCAAACCCCAGCACCCTCGTCGCTTCCGCCTTGAACTTTCCGATCCACGAATCCCACTCGCTCGTCTGCATCTGGGCGTAGAACGACAAGCCGCTCGGCTCAACGGACGCCGTTATGAACCTCTCGTCCGTTTCCTGCCCGTACCAATACGGAATTCCGTCTGTGTACCCCAGCCAACCAGGCATCGACTCATATATATTAGCTACTTTCGTCCAAATCTCATCCGGCAGATGGGCCCAGATATTCAGGTTGCAGTTATGGATGTCCATCAGATCATCACCGTCCCCTTTTCCAGTTCAA
The window above is part of the Paenibacillus sp. FSL H8-0048 genome. Proteins encoded here:
- a CDS encoding carbohydrate ABC transporter permease, translating into MSGRSNKLSPYLFISPALLLFGFVVLVPVLMTFVFSFYDWNGIGTMRFTGFDNYIRAFQDQVYINSYGHTLIYIVATVLVEVIAGLGLAGLITMGRKGSGIFRLAFFVPVMLPMIVVSYLWKFVYNSDFGLINILLEKIGLESWTRVWLGNPDTALYAICIVSGWVYAGFYMTIFYSGIQRISKEVYESAYLDGAGEAQIFFKIKVPMIRNLVETGIMLCVLTGFQSFDLFYVMTNGGPYNSTEIVTTYLVKVVFTHMSIGYGSALAVIMTIVIAVIGLVAGKMKKKDDGVLEY
- a CDS encoding S-layer homology domain-containing protein, with the translated sequence MKFRWKQMLGVFAVVSSVACTVVSTVSAEAAEKIPAWAAEEMASWKEMGLLKGNPDGLVLPNEGIRKTEFAALINRIFNFSEESGQSFSDVPKTAWYASDISKAVAAGALVGDGGGKIQPLEILTREQAALMLSRVFHVTASGNSYAPFTDDALIAGWSKGAVYAMKEAGYVAGTPQGAFQPKKALTRAEAVKMMNNAMGTLVADGGEHSGISGSNLIVNTAGGTLSNLKLSGNVYITPGVGEGNLSLNNAAVEGVVYINGGGVNSITLTDSQVGSIVISKPASPVRVILKGKTTAGKMDVTSGARIVNESGQPVSTMNLLTRASDAVSVSGDVNELNVTAPAGFTLESGRIGSFNLSLKAGGSAIKLNKGSVVTKMTLNGAAVITGEGTIAEAVVNGEGVSFPVKPDKLTVNAAKVTIGGQDYDASGQLVNSAAGNPGGSGSSGGTGTPTPTPTSSPNPTPSPGTGNPTPTPTPTPTPTPTSTPTPTPTPTPTPTPKPTPTPTPTPEPKAVELYTYTEALSSFSSTGAEGLAKQYLTFLQDPSYNPPIANKDVVMPDLVNAVTFVNYEFNIKPSIFASMRGINTSVLDKTRTYLWIGTDSGVTRINLATNEMTTYTAQGKQLYDDKVLLLLPDENTGVLVITRTGVSHIYQ
- a CDS encoding ABC transporter substrate-binding protein; this encodes MNKRKIALVSTMLVTALTGCSSAASNDSSANTGESGAKQETLRIAMGSPGEGLIKVWETIGKEFEAQHQGIKVEFNYQDDDTYQTIGLPNLLSGKNAPDLYFEWAGQRLQTRVTDGYAADITDQLESSGLKDMFAEGTFNGMVIDGKTYMIPTAGDVTNVIFYSKKVFNDLGLQPPATWEEFLKVCETIKQAGITPLVIGNSDLWTAGNWVAHILSRVAGEDAYSEAMQLKQPFNSPDFAKAYGYVKELWDKGYINENITAASDSEADMLFLNGSGAMHPIGSWLAATAVEETPDLELGYFNTPAMPDGKGNQESVIGVLNGMVVNKNSKLIDEAIEFMKLYSSPESSKKLSDAGAVPITKDGIDKETMLPLSLELNDLMENAPVLVSPPDTGYSIEVANALNMATSKVIGGAESPEAALAELETTIAPLKK
- a CDS encoding carbohydrate ABC transporter permease → MTTTALDIKKQSYNSGEAARRRPFPHILYYLFMIVISCFYAYPILWLILSSFRENREIFSSPFALPEQIHLQNWSKAWTVGNMSTYASNSVIVTSVTVAGILLFASLAAFAFSKLRFRGSSLLMLLFVFGLFMPLQSFFIAQSYIFEQLNLKDSYMGLILPYIGTGLPLAIFLLKAYLDSIPKELLEAARIDGCGDWRMYGRIILPLLIPNMATVGIFSALNAWNELLLAMLYIQDDSLKTIPVGLLAFSSRYMTDYKLLFSALAMITLPMIIVYLFFHRYIVAGLTEGALK